A region from the Salvia splendens isolate huo1 chromosome 15, SspV2, whole genome shotgun sequence genome encodes:
- the LOC121766796 gene encoding uncharacterized protein LOC121766796: protein MEAFNFDGNSGKSNSFPAMFCGVGQIKKLFRIAEILTVLILLTWTSCRLPFAVRISGEYLRWLVNIVVSHLFVFFLSNAIVLILFYKSRSLFLHHGFHDHREIQVDFCQDFITSGAYFAGSEEIVYEDKQTIFEVTRGRAHRRSRSANFRREKSGGNCEKQLRRSETELRRRVEEKKEAAAAEVVDELSNEDFQRAIEAFIAKQIKFHQDEKLTIVLHECN, encoded by the coding sequence ATGGAGGCCTTTAATTTTGACGGTAATTCCGGCAAATCCAACAGTTTTCCGGCGATGTTTTGCGGcgtcggtcaaataaaaaagCTGTTCCGCATTGCCGAGATCTTAACCGTACTGATCCTGCTGACGTGGACCTCATGTCGCCTTCCATTCGCCGTCAGGATCTCCGGCGAGTATCTCCGGTGGCTCGTGAACATCGTCGTCAGCCATCTCTTCGTCTTCTTCCTCAGCAATGCCATCGTCCTGATCCTCTTTTACAAATCGCGCAGTCTCTTCCTGCACCACGGATTTCACGATCATCGCGAAATCCAAGTCGATTTCTGCCAGGATTTCATCACCAGCGGCGCCTATTTCGCCGGATCGGAGGAGATCGTGTACGAGGACAAGCAGACGATTTTTGAGGTGACTAGAGGTAGGGCTCACCGGAGGAGCCGATCGGCGAATTTCAGGAGAGAGAAAAGCGGTGGTAATTGCGAGAAGCAGCTGCGGCGGTCGGAGACGGAATTGCGAAGGAGAGtggaggagaagaaggaggcgGCCGCGGCGGAGGTGGTGGATGAATTGAGTAATGAGGATTTTCAGAGAGCAATTGAAGCATTTATAGCTAAGCAGATTAAGTTTCATCAAGATGAGAAACTTACTATTGTGCTTCATGAATGCAACTGA